The Arachis ipaensis cultivar K30076 chromosome B03, Araip1.1, whole genome shotgun sequence region ACTCGAATTCAAAAAATCTAAGTGAAAATAGAGAGATTATGTCATTTAAATTATGACTCGTTGGCATATTTGTATTATAACTTAGAGATGAGCTCTttgtataatatatattatatgataATGAGGTAAATATCAAATCGGTATCCGAAAGATTTTAACGCTGACAAAATGGTACTTGACttttgttattaacaaaataatccttaaaagattttaaaagttgACAAGTGTGTCCCCGAGCTCGCCGGAGCAAATCTCCAGCAAGCACAATCTTGACATGGCCACCGTATTTTGGTGACCTGGCAAGCCACCTCCCAAACCCTAATTCCTCCTTCCCTCCCTCAACACCACCATTCGCAGCAACAACAACCTTAACATCAATAGCAATAACAACCTCCACCACTCCCCCTCCCCAATGCACACTACCCCTCCCTCCCTCAACCCCACCACTCACAGCAACAACAATCTCAACATCAACAGCAACAGCAATCTCCACTACTCCACATTTCCCAACGCacactcctctctctctcctcaacACCATCACTTGCAGCAACAATAACCTCAACATCAATAGAATTGTCCCAGATCATGAATTGTCCCAACTTtttagattaatttataattcaaaaatattaataaCAATAAAACTCAGAGAAAGCAAACAAATTCATgtacaataatcaaaataaaataaagcttaaTACAGACACCACCGAAGCAAGAAGTAAATTTAGACAAGGTCAGAAGAAGAACACCAGAAACAGAGGAGGCAGGGCAGCAACTGGGGGCGAGCAGCAAGCAGATACGAGCAGCAACTGGCGGTGAGCAGCGAGCAGAGGTGATGGAGACGAGGCCGACGAAGAAGACAGACGACGCTGGCATACGCAGAAGACTCGACGACGAGATAGCGACAGTGCGGTGTCGGTGACACTAGTTCTGTAAGACTGAGAAGGTTGAGCTCCACTACCGTTTTGGAGGAGAGTGAGTTGAGAGTGTGAGACAATGCATTGGGAATGGGGAATTAGGGTTCAAAGGGGCAAGGGAAGGGAATTAGAGCTTAGAAACTGAGATTTTGGATTAGGGAGGAAAAAAGTGCATTGGAGACGGGAGATTAGGGTTAGGGAGGGAGGAGGGGGAGGAGAAGGATTAGGGTTGGAGAGGATTTTTGTCATGTCATCAAAACGTAGTGGCCATGTCAGCATTGTATTTGTCGGAGATGTACTCCGGCGAACTTGCGGGTAcgcttatcaaattttaaaatctttcaagagctattttgttaataacaaaaATCAAGTACTATTTTATTAGTGTCAAAATCTTTCGAATACCGATTTGATATTTACCTCTACGATAATATATGAGTATATGTTTCTTAAAAAATTCAATACTACCATAATGGCACTGAACGACACTATAATTTTAAAGCAAAATTTGACTTTCTAAAAATGGTTCTTCTATAAAATTAAAGGTAAAGTTAATATAGTATTCAACAAACGCTATTAGTATTAACATTTAACaataacttaaaacaaaatattAAGTCATAAACATTTAATATTTCACACAATTTAATacgtaaaatatttttaaaacagttAAAAATAACGTTAATAGGAATAACAAATACTTGTTTCTTTCACCAAATCATCATACttttaagtaaaaaataaatcaatacaaatacattatttataattttgattaaattttttaaCAATCATTCTAAACGTGTACAAAAAAATAGACACCAAATTAATTCTTACcataaaaatacatattaaaaatgagttaaataatatatatttatgaaTCTCGCTAGAGAGCCAATGAAAAATCTtgataatgtgtacaatgggttgATTATTTAGTTTAATAAAAATGAATAATAACTTCAAAAATTCTCATTTAATTATTtcacatcaaatttcaaatttcaaattctccaatttcaaattttaaatttttaaaaaattccgtTAGTCATTTCACCGATAATCATCTCATTTCACCGTCGCTACCACACGCCACTCACCCTTAGTAAAAATAGCCATCCACTTAAggacctaatgaattgaacatctaacatatttcaattatatataactaaaccaAATCCAAGCAAAATAATCatctatataaaaattaaaataactatccgcatacctactaaaatgaccatcaTAAATTGATcattcaaatagaagaagaagatgatgaataaaCAGACGAAACAACTATTGGGGTGAAACATAGTTTTAAAAGACTAGGCATGACGAAAGCGGCACTGTTGTGAAGCATAGGGCTCAAATCTCAAAGAAGCTAACCATGCTTGGATCCGAAGAAGAAGAGCATGGTATCATCGATGAGAAGAGGCTTGAAGGAATGGGAGAAAGTGAATTCGGTTCGGAAGAGAGAAGCGCGAAAAAGCGGCAACAACGTTAGGCTGAGCGTCGGAGGGCGAGACGCGTGGAGCTGACCAGCAGAGGTGAGGACAGTGTCGGTGGGAGGATGCGGTGGCGTCGGTATAGCAAGTGATGCGAGGTGAGGATCAGAAAAGATGACTGTGAGTTTTGAACGTGTATATGAAGTTACAGTAAGATTAGGAATAACCGTGAATAGATTTAAATACTAattctaatttttcaaattttaaaatttaaaattaaataatttattaataatttaattatatatattatatattatatataattttatttttccccCTTCGTTTTTCCACTTATCACAGAAATTCGCAAACGCTTGTCTCTGTCTTCACAAACCCAAACTCAAACCCAAACCCAACCCGAAGCTTTTATCTCTCTATCTTgttttctcttcttcctttctctctctttctctctcgctCATACCTATCGCTTTCTATCTTTCTCTCTGGTTTTCGATTTAGGGCTCACGAACTCGCTCTTTGACTCAGAACCTTCTTGCAGCTCCGATCTGCTCCTTGAGGTATCGCCGAGTCGACTCGTTCGCAGCTTCGATCTACTGTGCTCTCTCTTACAACTCCTTCATTTCATTCTCTTAGAAGTTAGATCTTCGCGTTTGCGCTACTCATCATTTTTACTGTTTTAGATCTTACGGTTCCAGTGCTTAAGCTTCGAATTTAATTTTCTGCTATTAATGCTAATTCTTGTTCGTGCAACTGAAGCTATTTGTCGTCAATTGAACTGTCGTTtggtttatttttgttttcaatttaagATGTGAGATGATAGAGGAATCTGCAATTTGGATGATGTCTGATTAATGTGCATTTGGAAGTGTGTTTTTAGCTTGCGAGCTTGGTTTAAGTGTTTTAGGTTAGGAATCTGGCGGATTTTCTTGGTTTTAATGTGTGTTCATTCAACACTGTCATTTCTTTTATGTATTGTTACTTTTCAGTGTTGCCACGTGTTTGGTTAAGTCATTGTTCTTGATTCTTTATTTTCTAGTATGACAGTCCTGTGTTGATAAttagttttaagttttaactGTGGTTTCTGCTTCAGTAAGTTATTGGTGTCTCCTATGGACAAATATAGAGTTTGCTCATTCTTACGAGTTATTGTTTTTATCCTCTATAGGTTGTGTTGATTTGTTGCAAGGAAAACGCTCTTCAGGTTGGTGTTCAAGGGGGAGGACTCAGGAAAGGGATGACTTATAGTTTGGCCTGTTGAAATTCGAGCAATGTCAGGGCTACTTAATGTATTCCCTTATACCTTGAAATGCTTCCCATTTTGTTCTTTGTCATTTGGAGAAGATTTTCAAtttttgttctttccctttttattaCTTTGCATTGTCATGGCTACCAGATCTTTTTACTATAATTTTCTCGGATAGTTTGAATAACTGCTTGTTTGGTTGCATTAGGAAAACTAGGGTTTTTCTATTAGGAATTGACCAGACAGACTATTAGCTGGCTTATACTGGGGATTAACTTCTGTTACTTAATGAGTGTTAGAACTTAGTCGCTTTCTTGTATGCATGTTGTTTAGCTTGAAGGTGCTTAAATTCCAGTCTAGTACAGTTTCCCTAGGATGTTGGTTCCCATGtcttgattttattccttttactACATGTCTATCACAAAAGTAAATTTTAACTGAGATTTCCTTGCAGTCTTCTCTGAACGGTTCTGCTTCAAATCTTCCAGATGGTGCTGGGAGGTCTTTTGCTACTTCATTCTCTGGTCAGTCTGGTGCAGCCTCCCCTGTCTTTCATCATACTGGTGGGGAGCTTTTGCTGGCATTAATTCATTTTCTCGTCCCATTTAGTTGTATAATTGCTAGGTTCTTGGTGCAGGATCCCTTCAAGGACTGCACAATATTCATGGGAGCTTTAATGTACCCAACATGCCTGGTACACTCACATCAAGAAACTCAACAATAAATAGTGTCCCATCCGGTGGTGTTCAGCAACAAACAGGTAGCCTTTCTAGTGGAAGGTTTGGTTCCAACAATCTGCCTGTTGCATTATCTCAGGTATTTGTTATGTCATCTGTTTGTTTCTTTACACTATAGATTGGTAGAGTAGTTAATAGAATATTGTGCATAATATCAACTCTTCTTCCTATCATCCTTTTCCTACTGTTACATAATTTATCAGGGGTTCATTTATCTCAATTAAATTTTGCAGCTATCTCATGGAAGTGCCCATGGACACTCGGGAGTTGCCAATAGAGGAGGTATAAATGTTGTAGGAAACCCTGGATTTAGTAGTAGCACAAATGGAGTTGGAGGTTCTATTCCTGGGATTCTTCCAACATCCGCTGCAATTGGTAACCGAAATGCTGTTCCAGGATTGGGAGTATCCCAAATTTTGGGAAATGCAGGTCCTCGAATCACAAGTTCTGTGGGAAACATGGTTGGAGGGGGGAACCTTGGAAGGACTGGTGGAGGATTGTCTGTACCTGGTCTCACATCCCGTCATTTGAGTGCAAACAGTGGATCTGCTGGCTTAGGAGTACAGGGACAGAATCGATTGATGAGTGGTGTGCTTCCACAAGGTACGTATTTTTATGGATGTCCATTATAATGGTGTTGAAGCAATACTTATCCACAAAGATGTTCTCATGCAGTGACCCCTGTCCCCTAATTGCATTTGCTTTGTGCATGATGAGTGTCCAAGTGCAGCCATATAGAAGATgactttattttctgtttgcaTTGGTTCAGCTTGTCCAACTAGTTGGCCTTCTTCTATGCAACCACATTGTTCGCTTCCACATGTTGAAAACTGTTAAAGAACTGCTGGTTGTTTTAGATTTGTATATAATATGCTTGATGAAATcatttatatttgtttttatgCATGTTGAATGCATAAATATTTTTCCTATGATTGATACTCATTTGAGCTTACCATAGGTTTTGAAGTATTTCTTTAGTGGTGACAAGAGCTTCTTGATTCAGGATCTCCGCAGGTGATTTCAATGCTAGGGAACTCTTATCCCAATGCTGGTGGTCCACTTTCACAAAGCCATGTTATGGGTATGTTGAATGATGTAAACTCGAGTGATAATTCTCCTTTTGACATGAATGACTTCCCTCAACTGACTAGTCGACCTAGTTCTGCTGGAGGGCCTCAAGGACAATTGGGTATGCAAACGAAAATTTTCCTTTGCATTTGAGACATTTGTCCACTTTCTTTTATGATGATTTATTGTACAAACATGTCTCAGGTTCTTTACGGAAGCAGGGTCTTAGTCCCATCGTTCAACAAAACCAAGAGTTTAGTATTCAAAATGAAGATTTCCCAGCTTTGCCAGGATTCAAAGGTGTAGTAACTGGAGAAGATATGTGACCTGATTGGCTGTTGTGCATTTCTTTCTAGCAATTTTGGCTGTTTTATGTTATCAAATAGTTTTTTTGTATAGTTGCATTATGATTTGTTGTTTAAAGAGTCTCTTCTTAGAGAGTTGAGTTATAgactgaattatgcactttctctTTTGAAAAGTTTGATGGATTTACGTGCATATCTACCTTAGTTCCTTTGGTGCTTGGTTTTATTGCTTTGTTTATTATATTCTGACATTATAAGTCGTGTAAGGTGTTAAATAAGCATATGGTTTCCTGGTTTGTATCTCATCAAGTGATTAAATGATCGGTTATAGATCTAGTGAGGATGCTAAAATGTCTCGTAAATGACAACTTAGTGATTCTCCTTAAGACGAATTCGTGATGCCACACTGTTGGAGCTTTGATTGCTTTGATTAAATGACAACTTAGTGATTCTCCTTATTTTTGGTTACCTTAGTTCGCAGATCTTTAATTCAGTAaccatattatattatttatttttacaggTGGCAATGCTGATTATGCTATGGATATGCACCAGAAAGAACAGCTTCATGACAATGCTGTACCAATGATGCAATCTCAACATTTCCCGGTGAGTTGCATGTTTAAAGACTAAGaaatctttatatatatatatatatattcctcaCTTATTATTCTATCCTTGTAATATGCAGATGGGGAGGTCTGCTGGTTTTAGCTTGGGGGGAACATATTCATCACATCGtacacaacagcaacaacaacatgcTCCTTCGGTGAGTAGTGGTGGTGTCTCATTTTCATCTGTAAACAACCAGGATCTTCTCCATCTACATGGATCAGATATTTTTCCATCTACACATTCAACTTATCATTCGCAGGTCTGCATGCTCTCTAAATTGCTGTTGTAATGAATAAGCCTCGTTCTTTCTCTAGTTTGCTTGACTTTAATATTCATTCTGAAGCAAGATTTCAGCCATCCTAACCACTTCTGGATTGGTTCTAGGCAAGTGGACCTCCTGGGATTGGATTAAGGCCACTAAATTCTCCAAATACAGTCTCTAGTATGGGTCAGTATGACCAGATCCTCCAGCAGTATCAACAGCACCAGAATCAGTCGCAGTTCCGCCTTCAAATGTCAGCCGTAAATCAGTCGTTTCGGGATCAGGGCATGAAAGCTATGCAAACTGCACAATCCACACCAGATCCATTTGGTTTGCTTGGCTTGTTAAGTGTGATCAGGATGAGTGATCCAGACTTGACATCTCTTGCACTTGGAATTGATCTTACTACACTTGGATTAAATTTGAATTCATCGGAAAATCTACACAAGACGTTTGGGTCTCCATGGTCTGATGAACCTGCAAAGGGTGATCCAGAGTTTAATGTGCCACAATGTTATTACGCAAAGCAGCCCCCTGCTTTACATGTGAGGTTTTTAAATTATGCTATTGAATCGATTTCTTTATTTGCAAATCCTTCATTAGGCTTACTGCTTATTGCATGATGCAGCAAGGTTACTTTTCAAAGTTTTCGGTGGAAACATTGTTTTACATATTCTACAGGTTTGCAATTACATCTTACTCGGTTTCTAATTGGCTTGCTTAGTATTATAATTAACCACTTTTTTTTCTTGGTTGCAGCATGCCCAAAGACGAAGCACAATTATATGCTGCAAATGAGCTGTATGCACATACCCTCCAATTCatcctttttttgttatttatattttattttctgtggTTAGGGCTTATTTCCCAATTATGTTGGGATTGTTACAATTTGGGAGCAATTAATGGTTAATTCAGTCAATACTTGCTAACCTTTCTTTGTTAATCAGTCACGGAGTTTGAGTATTCCTACTGCAAAACGTATATTGGCAGGAACTCCTGAATTAAAATCTAAATTGTTTTCCTCTGATCAATAATTTCTAACAAGGTAGGTGGTTGTTGCTTTCAGGCACAATAGAGGTTGGTATTATCACAAAGAGAATCGTTTCTGGTTTATAAGAGTTCCCAACATGGAGCCCCTTGTTAAAACGAACACATACGAGAGAGGATCTTATCACTGTTTCGATCCAAACACATTTGAAACTGTTCGCAAGGTTAGCTTTATACATAATAGTATTCGTAGTGTTCTTAAAACTATTTCTCGTGTTCCAATGTTTAATTGTTTTCCTTTTATCCCTGGCCtctaatgaaaaaaaaatcctTGCAGGATAACTTTGTTCTACATTATGAAATGTTGGAAAAGAGACCGCCTCTACCACAGCATTGAGTAGGAATCAGAACCTTTATTGTAGAGTTTCAACTGTAAATTTTCATTCTGGATTTTAATTCCTCAGAAAGTCATTAGCATAAGTATTCCTTTAGTTTGGGCTTTCTCGTACTATATGTCGCTTGAGTGATCCAAGCATTTCATCTTTAACTGCCCCAATTTGAACAAAAGAATTATGATACATAGGTATTTCGATAACCTAGTTATCTGACGGATTTTGTCTGCCCCCTAGCTCCAATGCACAGAAAAGAAAAGCACCTTTGTCAATATTTGATATGGTTCCTAGGAATTATGCTTCAGAGTTCACAGCTAGCTGAATAATGATTTAATTAATCTTAACTTGTTAGGATATCTCAATCTGACCAGTCAAAGACTAATCTGTTGCGAATTAGAATTTCATTTAAGAGTTTGTTTTTGGCCAATGATTTGTGTGTACAAAGTGGAAGTTGATTATAGGATTGTTTAATTTTGCAAATTTACGCTCCCATTGCATGACATAATTTGCCCTTTCCCCTGTTCGATTGTAGTTGGGTTTACATCATACTCATCGGAGTGGTAAAAGTATTTATTTCATTTCGGATTATATAGCTCTTTCGGCTTTCATATTAAATCAATTAGAATATTGCTTGATATTTTAAGTGATCTAATCCATAACAAATGGGTATGAAAAATTGTCTTTAGGTTCCAAATTATTTGGTAGTATATCAATGAGGCTCTGGCTCAGAATATCTAAAGTTTGTTAAGCAGAAATTTAAGTATGGAAAACACCCGAGTATCGAACTTTATGCGGGATGAATTAGTAAAAATGATCTTTGTACTGTCtaaaataaaattgtaaaaattcTCTAGTCTACACAATTGTCATAAGCTTTCACTTAAGGAACTAGACATCACTGAATAATTGTTGTGTGAAATGCATCCCTGCTTGATTGAGGTGTGATATGTTATTTATGAAGATTGTTGTGTGTTGGTCAAAACTAAGCTTTTGAGATCCCACATTTGACTCTCCAGAAGTTCCCTTTTACTCAAAATTCTATCAGATGCACAATCGTCTTCCTATAAAACATGGGGGCGAAAACATGGTAATTTACAATGTATACATTTTCCAATTATTCAGTGATATTGAAATTAGGTGATcataatattaaaagaaaaacgaATATTTTGCTTCTTCATGATTGCCGGCATGGTCGGCTTTTCAGAGTAAAGTTAACTGAGTAAGTGGTTTCTGTTTCTACTTTTTAAAGATAAAAGATTCTATTAAAAACGTTTGTGCAAAGAGTTCATTAAAAGGATGAAAACTAGAATTCTTATCTAGCTTTTTTGAAATGTCGATGAAAATTTAAGTTTTTTCCTAACAAGCAGGACATTTGTTAAGAAACCAAGAATGCAAAGGTTTTTACTTATTACagataaaaatttatatacatatattattctacgaaatttaaaatcttaaccttttcaataaaaaaaatttcctcCCTTAGTTTACTTACTAATTTGAACTAAGTTCATTTAGTGGGGACAACTATTTTAAATGAACTCAGCCAATAGATGTACAAAATGCAACATGCAAGCAAGCTTGATAAGTAATACTCACATCACCAGGTGCAGCTGATAACAGTGCTAAGAGAGTCACTGTAGCAGCTTGATAATCCGTCAATACCTTGTGTGCTGACTCATCGAGCTTATCCTGAAAGGTTTTAAGACGTGAAAAAATAAATCTCCGAAGACTTTTGAAATATGATAATGTAAAATATTATATGATTGCATGAAATACAGTCCTGCCAAAGGTGCCAAAATTTGTCTATATTACCATCATAGATACAATCATACAATCTAAATAAGCCTAAAATATTCATATTCAGTGTGATGTTAACCCACAGAGAGAGAACATACCTTCAATTGGGAAATAGCAACAGAGATCGCCCTTCCAGGGGCTTGAAGAGCTTTATGGTAAACCTGTACAAAAGTGGAAGAAAACAGTAAGGAGATGGGAGGCTTCAGAAAGAGAGAGGGGGTGTGGAAGCAACCAAAGTTACCTGGATATAAAGTAATGACACAACTTTTGGCAGAAGGGATACAGGGTCAGTCTCAGCAGAAACTTGGGATGTTAATTCCTGATATTCAATAACAAAAGTTAATGGTAGGCCAACTCTGATAAATATTTTCCCCTGATTGGAAATTTGTTCCTCAGGACttaaattagaattttccttTGAGCTGAAAAGAACTTATTCATAAATATTTTGGGTAATTTTCAGTTGATCTACCAATCTGATATTTAATACATTACCAGTGTTATTGACAGTATATTTGTGAATCTAGTAGCTTCAAACAAATTCTGATAAAGCTTTATGCGGGTGAAAGCATAAATACCTTACGATATGAATGTAAAAGTGTTCTTTCGAGTTTCTTGTCGAGTCTTTTCAAAGGCAATGCACTGAGGGAAAAAAAGAATATTCAAGATCAAATCACATTGCAAGGCTTGAATCACTACAGAAGCACTGGAGGTCAAATCATTCCTGAAGCTCAACAAAATAATAGACACATTACCTCTCTTCAGTTACTGCTCTAAATgcgtccatgaatacttcaacaTTCTGTTTTGAACATTCAAATTCAACTTCTAATTATACTGTTCACAAATCAGAGAGGATAATAGTTTTGATGCTTAAGAAAAACGATATTTTCACCCAACTGGTTGCAACTGTAAATTGAAAAATGGTTGACAATGAATTACATAAACCTTAACAACAAGATTTGTTGCAAAATTAGAAATGCCAACCTTTCCCTCCAATGCTTCTACAACAGCAAGAGCCTTATTTGCAAGAGGTCTAGGAAAACTCTTGGACTACAAAAGGAAATAATAAACAAAATGTAAGTACTCATTCTATGGCTCCTGCTAATGCTCAGCAGCAAACACAATACCAATACAGACGTTGATGCAAATAACATCTTATTCTTACAATTGCAACTCTGTCTCCAGGACTAACTGAAATAGATTCAGAACTTGGAGCCTCCTGAACCTCAACACCATTCTTCAATTTGTTGTGTTCATCCTGCAGATGATGAATctattgctttagaccatattaAACCCTCAAGATATATATTACGTTTACAAACAGTTCATTGTGTAGAATTACCAGATCATGAAGAAGCATATCCACCATAGGAGCTGCTACTGTTCTTAGTAAATGCCTATGTAAAACAACCTGCCATCATTTACATGTCAATTTGCACATTTCAACAATGAAAACAGAAGAATTGAACTTCTAAAAAACATAACAGAACTTACAGAAGTTGATTGATCATCTTCAAACAATTCCAAGGCTTTTTCATAGAGCTGCATGTTTAAGAAAGACTGCCACCAGGGAAACACAGAAAAAACAATTAAGATAGTAAACTGTATGTATAAAAGACCACAGAAGTTGTGTTTGTGCCACTTTAGCAAACCTCATCAAGTTTCTTCTGCAAATTATCAAGCAATCGTTTCATTCTGTCTGCATTTTCTGTTAGTAATGCCTTCCTTTTCTCCATCCAAGAACTGATTATTGTAGGCCTTAATTTGTTAGCCAAAGGCTCAAGAATTGTTTCAGGATCATCTAGACCTGTCAAATTTATAGCACTGCATTTGAGAATACAGAATAACTTGTATAGGAAGAAAGGAAAGATTTGAAGTCAGAATCAACAGACCTTGTTCTTCAAACTCGGGAAACAGGGTAGTAATTTTCTGCACGATCCATTCTTCTGAGGGACTACTAAGATGGTCGTCCTTCATTTTAACTGATTCTTTCCTTGAACCTGACTTTGAATCTGATGTTTGTGACGATGTATCCTTGCTCTTTCTCTGGTTTTTCTTAGATTTTGTGGATGCCTGTTCCTGGTTATCTGGACCACTTTCAGATAGATTTGCTGCTGCATTTCCAGTGGctttccccttttttttcttgGACCCTTTATCAGAATGCTTGTTGGCCCCAGCATCACTTGCCATTTCATTGGACTCGTTCAACCTTCCTGAATCGTATCCTTTTGCTTCATTGGTTACTTGTAGATCATCAGACATCTTAGAGCCAAAAGACCCTGAAACGCCTAATGTCTCCAACTCTTTCACCACGCGATCACATATGTCCTATAGAAAGGAAAAAATGGCACCAGGAAACCAATGAGAAAAATAGCAGCAGATAGTGATCTTTTATTCATCAGTACCTTTTTATTACTTATATTAATCACCATACCTTCATAAAGCTGCTGCTTAATACATAAAATTCTCCAAAAATGTGCGCTTTATTAGACTGCAAGGTAAATTATGTTTATCAACAGATGAGGGGAGCATAAATTTTACGATGTAGATTGTAATCAAACTCAAATATTACCTTGAGAGCCAATTGAACAGATTGACAGAGGGACAGCATTTTAGCTGCATCTTGAGGTGTGAAAGATGAGGGCAACAAGGAAAGAGAATCACTCCTGCGACACTGTTATGTCAGGACACAAGGAACAAACATGACTTGCTATAAAGGTACACAAGGAACATAATAAGGACCTTACCAACTACCACGTTCAATAGCATCCTCAGTAGCAGCATCTAACATGTCAATCATAGATTGGTGAACAAATGTTGTGACTAGAGGTTTTCCTTCAGGATATCTGGACTAAATTGGATTGCACAAACTTAGACTTCATCACATAAGCTAGGCAAACAAATGGTATAATATAAGATATTCATGTAACATATGTTATATCCTATACACTGCATGGTATTTTTAGATTCAgataaaatctttaaaaatacgaaaacaaaaatattttcataaataaaataaaataacaaactaCGAGCAACATGATAATTAATTCAAAAGAACTTCAATTTGTGAAGATAAATAAAGAATGACATGTGTCAGTCTTTAAGGGACAGCAGACTAAGAGATTAAGGCACTATAAAGAGTGTATACTTTAACTCAATAAACAGGAGTGGGTGCATGATCATTGTATTCTTTATTTGGAAAAAAGAATTGAAATGGTGACAAGTTGCTTACCTGCAAGAACTGAATGGGCTGTGGGATTCCAAGTTTGTGCAGAACCTCATAGCTGATAAAAGAATTCTAAAGCATGCAATGAAAGGCAGCACAACATGAACGATAAAGACAAAGAATACAACTGGAAAAGATTATACAGCCATCTAGCTCAGATGATGTactataaatataaaaaagattGAATATGGTCAACAAAACAGAGTAATGAGAAGTGAGTCATACCTGTGAAAAAAATGAATCCACAGATTCCTTCTGAGCAATGGCAAACACCTGTAATGTGATGTAAGAAGTGAAAACCATAATAAATTCCCTTAACGTTTGAAAGAGGAACTAAGTTATTAGCACCAACGTAGATAGCAGAGCAATTTAATACTACCACGTTGGACACTGTCAATCAGAGGATTAAGAGTAAAAACTGGAAATGCA contains the following coding sequences:
- the LOC107629152 gene encoding E3 UFM1-protein ligase 1 homolog isoform X1, whose translation is MDEELLELQRQFQFAQQAKSSIRLSERNVVELIQKLQQLQIIDFELLHTVSGKEYITLDQLRNEMVSEVRKLGRVSVIDLADTTGVDLYYVEKQAQRIVADHAEFMLNQGEIMSESYWDSVAEEVNERLQECSQIALTELAAQLNVGLDLVASMLEPRLGTMVKGRLEGGQLYTPAYVARMNAMVRGAARGITVPTNLTVLWSSLQQLLQEMGGTGGVAVDGSFFQSLFNGLVKEGEIQGSVRAGVHWTPAVFAIAQKESVDSFFSQNSFISYEVLHKLGIPQPIQFLQSRYPEGKPLVTTFVHQSMIDMLDAATEDAIERGSWSDSLSLLPSSFTPQDAAKMLSLCQSVQLALKSNKAHIFGEFYVLSSSFMKDICDRVVKELETLGVSGSFGSKMSDDLQVTNEAKGYDSGRLNESNEMASDAGANKHSDKGSKKKKGKATGNAAANLSESGPDNQEQASTKSKKNQRKSKDTSSQTSDSKSGSRKESVKMKDDHLSSPSEEWIVQKITTLFPEFEEQGLDDPETILEPLANKLRPTIISSWMEKRKALLTENADRMKRLLDNLQKKLDESFLNMQLYEKALELFEDDQSTSVVLHRHLLRTVAAPMVDMLLHDLDEHNKLKNGVEVQEAPSSESISVSPGDRVAISKSFPRPLANKALAVVEALEGKNVEVFMDAFRAVTEESALPLKRLDKKLERTLLHSYRKELTSQVSAETDPVSLLPKVVSLLYIQVYHKALQAPGRAISVAISQLKDKLDESAHKVLTDYQAATVTLLALLSAAPGDEDDCASDRILSKRELLESQMWDLKSLVLTNTQQSS
- the LOC107629152 gene encoding E3 UFM1-protein ligase 1 homolog isoform X2 → MDEELLELQRQFQFAQQAKSSIRLSERNVVELIQKLQQLQIIDFELLHTVSGKEYITLDQLRNEMVSEVRKLGRVSVIDLADTTGVDLYYVEKQAQRIVADHAEFMLNQGEIMSESYWDSVAEEVNERLQECSQIALTELAAQLNVGLDLVASMLEPRLGTMVKGRLEGGQLYTPAYVARMNAMVRGAARGITVPTNLTVLWSSLQQLLQEMGGTGGVAVDGSFFQSLFNGLVKEGEIQGSVRAGVHWTPAVFAIAQKESVDSFFSQNSFISYEVLHKLGIPQPIQFLQSRYPEGKPLVTTFVHQSMIDMLDAATEDAIERGSWSDSLSLLPSSFTPQDAAKMLSLCQSVQLALKSNKAHIFGEFYVLSSSFMKDICDRVVKELETLGVSGSFGSKMSDDLQVTNEAKGYDSGRLNESNEMASDAGANKHSDKGSKKKKGKATGNAAANLSESGPDNQEQASTKSKKNQRKSKDTSSQTSDSKSGSRKESVKMKDDHLSSPSEEWIVQKITTLFPEFEEQGLDDPETILEPLANKLRPTIISSWMEKRKALLTENADRMKRLLDNLQKKLDESFLNMQLYEKALELFEDDQSTSVVLHRHLLRTVAAPMVDMLLHDLDEHNKLKNGVEVQEAPSSESISVSPGDRVAISKSFPRPLANKALAVVEALEGKLQPVG